In Juglans microcarpa x Juglans regia isolate MS1-56 chromosome 1S, Jm3101_v1.0, whole genome shotgun sequence, the genomic stretch GGCTctgggtggctgggagtgaccggcgaCGCGGCTGGTGTCTCTAGGCAGCGGTGCGacacaagagaaaaaaaggggtgagagagttagagagaggtTCTGTCCAGCCGATAGGCACTAGGGAGGAAAATGGTAGCCGACGGCAATGGGCTTATCGGAAGGGAGTGGGCTCGATGGGGTTGGGCTGGTCGGCGATTTCTGTGGTGGTGTGGGAGGTGGTCCGACAAGGTGGCTGTTGGTTGACGGTGGCTGGGAACAAATGCAGGGGCTGTTTTTTATTCTTGGTGGGGAGAAAAAAAAGACCAAGAGGGCTTATGGGTTACGCACGTCGTGGAGGAAGGAGAGCTTACCGTCGGCGTGCTCTGTGGTAGTTTCCGGCGAGGTGGCTGACTTGGTATGAAGAGTAGTGCTAGGGTGGCTGTTGGGAAGTGGTTTTCTCTGTCTGCCGAGGCTGCTATGGTGGCTAGTGTGTGAAATTTTCATGGTTTTTGCTAAGGGTCTCGTGGGTTTTATAGATGAGGGGTAGGAAGCTATCGTGAGTGATCGAGGAGGGGTTTGAGTTTGACTAAACTTTGGAAAACTACTCCCACAAGTAAAGGAACACTTGAGAGGATATTAGAGTTTTGAAGTGTTTGAGTTAGGGATAATTTCAAATCAGGAAACTCCCAGACCaaacagaaagataaaagaggCGTATAGTAGAGAAAttctattcaaaacaaattactatCCCCaccatatctaataaaataataacaataaagataataataataataataataataataataacaataataataataaaatcacacttttggggtcggggtgttacaaaaccATTTCAGATGCCTCTAGCCCGTGAGATGGATGGGTTTTTCTAGGATTTTGACTGGTGTAATTTTGTGACTGATTATCTAGGATAAACGATGATGTTTAAGACAAAGGTTATTTAGGCTGGTTAAGTGGGTAAACTTTTTTTGTGATAAATTGATTCTTTTAATGCGGAGTAGACTCcttctaaaagaaaattatagacAGTGGTTGGTGGCTGCTACCAAGTACATCTGAGGGATGCAAAAGACTTCAATCAACAGTTATAGAAAATCAAAGAGGACGACATCTTAAAGAAGTATAAGAAAAAGTAGTTTCCACCCTGCCTCTACGGCTCTACCTACCATTTGAACAAAGCTTGCTGAAAAGTTCCTTCAGGCacctacttatcaaaaaagttcCTTCAGGAacctacttatcaaaaaagttcCTTCAGGCACCATAATACTTCACCCTCTTCTTTGTTTTGGCTATTGCATTCCAACAAAGTGCACCACTACCAACACAAACAATCTCTGTTTATTGGCTGCAGAGTTGCCCCTCCTGCCAAACTCCATGAAATTTGAGAAGAGTCTTGAGGACTGATTACGAACAACCCACTAAACCTCaaataatgagattttttaaCCTTCACATCAAGTAAGCTACTGGAAGATGAGATCTGcaaccaattatttttaaaatttttgggaaGGATTAAGGGGAGGTATTCTAACGTAAGCTTctatatgttttattaaaacatCTGATGAAAGGTTCATTTTCTCGAGTAATCATGTGCCAAGAGTATGTATCTTGAGAGCAGTCATTTCCTGCAAAAATGCTCAAGGTTGGCACCACTACAAGATTTGCTTTTCTGGTTCCTACTTTGGTGGGACCAACATTTGGTGAGAGTTTGTGTTTTCGTATTTCACTCAGTTGCGATCTAaaccagtaaaaaaaaaaaaatcaatcttttAAAATTGGTGTCTAATGGAATACTTTATGAAGTTTTCACCCTTCACGCTTGTAAATGTGTATCCTCTCTCGTTCATCAAGAATTTGTTTTTGATGATTTGGAACCTCACAAAGACAAGGCCCTTCAGAACTGCCAGAACCGTGTATTAGGATGTTTGAAGTGTCCTAATGTAGAATTGAACCTAGGACGTTTCAGTCTGCAGTTCATCAagaataattgatttttttgaacCCTTGAGTATGCTTAATATGTTTACTGTGTCATGGCATACCATTAGTACTAATGACTGCAAGCCTCTTTGGATCATCATAATGAATTGTGTTTTCTTTTGCATTAATTAAGTTGCAGTTTGGTTCTGCTTTTTTACTTTTGTCCTTGCACTTGGTACTTGGGTTCATGCAGTTACCAAGTTCTAATTTTTTACGGTCAAGTGGATCGTCACGGCGAGCTGCTGCCTCTAGCAATCGCGATGCAGCAATTATTAGCAGTGAAGCTGATCTTTCTCACCCCAACACCAAAAATGTAAGCCCAGGAGCTCTTCGTAAAATTTCTAGTGGGCAAAGAAGTTCTCCTGTTGTATCATCAGAGCACCGTACACCTTCTGTTAGAAATGCCTCAACCATAAAGAACCTCGAGACCACTCTCAGGGGTATCGAGAGCCTGCATTTTAACAATGACGAGAGGGCCCAGTTTTAGCAGTGCCAGTTCTCAATTCCTTTCCCATAGAATGAACCAGGTTGAGGGGACGGTCTCGGACGATCACCCTTGCTCTCATGCgagggagggaaaaaaaaagggagacaAAAGAGAACTTTCTGCATTATTCTTTCTTAACTTTCTGTTGttgtctctgtttttttttttttttttttttttttggttttccatcgttttttcttttatttggctGTAGTTCTCCTCAAGCCAAATACGAACCTCTAAATGCAAAAAAGCTGATGTCTTTTTGTGTGTAAATAATTGTAGACAGTAACGTTTAAGATTATGAATCACAGGCAACGCTTTGGTGTTGTTCCATCTTTTGTAGCATCTTCCAGATTTAGTGCCCATTTCACCTGAAAAATGGACGTATTAAAATGGAAACACAAAACTTGCCATCATGATAAGAAGTTCCGAATATTGCCTCTGCTGCTCCGAGATATAATGCCACTTCAAAtcaattttcacttttcagGAACATTAAGTATGCAGCATCCAACTCTATGCAGCATTGCATACCAATAAAACCAAGCTATTTTGAGTTTCTTGAGCATCATATGCATACACAAAACTATACACAGTCACACGCGCATCTGAATCTGAGAACACCCGACCTCGAATTTTAAAGTAGTTGGTAGTTCCGACCTGATGCTTTGAGGTCACAtgatatgttttttgtttttcaatcaaGTTGAAGTAGGGAATATGTTAATAATTTATAAGGGATGATACCATTTTTCGTCGTCTGTCAGTATTTATAATGTTGCAACAatcaagataatttttttatctgcagtcatttttgtatattctttACACATTTCACTAATGTGATTAgttgcatcactttttttttaatataaaataattgtttttgtcaatcacatcagtgaagtgtacaaaaaatatacaaaaataactgtatgtaacataactcttttttttttatggttaatATGATAGATATAGCAATATTTATCGTATCGATAACGTTACGCGAGTGTTGTGATTGTGATGCTATCAAAGGAAGTAGGAGAGGTTTTCTTcgcatcaatttttttttttaaattgttgttGTTTATTGAGGCTCCATTAACGTTAATGATCATTTCACGTTGAACTTTGACAGAACCTTATGTCTTATGTTGGAATAGTACCGATAAACAGCTTTTAACACCCGATTTCTTTTTCCCCAGTGGGAAAACATTCCCATGATGTCAAATTCGATCCTGACAACTGAAAACGTTTAGTCAAAAGAAGCAGTGGAACCTCCAAGAAAAATTCCTTTGTTCCGCCGTCTCCTGTCTTTTTTTATCCTTCATCTTTCAAAGATTTCTAAACCATTTCCCTTTCTTCCCTCTGTATCCTTCCTCGAATCTAGAAATCATGAGCTTTTTTATAAGAGATGTTGGTCGTTGTGCTTCTGAATGAAGTTGCAGAGTTCGTACGAACCTTTATCTGAACCTTTTGTTATTGCTATATATCATAAATGATCCAGCGGGGAAAACCATAGTGAAGTACCTCCTGATTTTACTTCATTCATAATGAAAgataatcaaattttgaagtacTTGGCTTCAATACCAATCCAATTTTGTGAATCAGAATCAGTCTGGGGAAGATGTTGACATTTGTAGCAGTTCAATAAACAGGGAGAGAGAACATCCTAAAAGGATCCAGAAAGAAAATCTTCTCAATTCTTTTGATCTTTGATGAAGTACAACAAAAGGGTTGATTATCTTATACGTAGAGCAAAATTCAATCCAATTCAGTGCCCAGTGCTCAAGTTACCAAAACATGCAGCCCAGAACCGATTGAAGAAGAATTTACAGGTTTCCCCAGATAAATTATGCAGAAATCCATGGCCAAACAGAGTTCAGTTCGAAAGTAACAATCGACGATTGCCCACATCCAGATTGAAGTCAGATCATAGTATGGAAACTGTGATGcctaaaaatcaaatctttttgTTCGTCTTTATGATATTGACTTGagaatttcaagaaaagcaaagaATTTTTAGAGTTAGCCTCTTAGAACCCAAAGAAAAACAAGACAAGACTCACACACACATGTAGTTTTATGGTACTGCTATAAATAGTTATAGAGGACTATAGTCCTATGAGATTTAAGATTTTTCAGACACATAATACAACTTCAAATCCGTAACAGAATTTGTTGACcacaaaccaaaataaaaccttaaaatttcccaaaaaaaaaaataatgaagaaacaTATACCCATCTGTCACCACCATCCATCCACCACTTGGGTGTATGATTTCTTGATCCACCTAAAGCTCTTCCTCAGAGACCCTTTCATCTTGCCCTCCACAGAATAGACCTTGTATCCAGCAACCCTCTTCTTCCTCTGCAATTCGGGGTCACCGAAGCTCCAGCTTTTAGAAATAGACCCAAGACTGCTTTTCTCTTTCTTGATCTTCACTTCCTTTGCTATCTCGTTCGGCTGTGCAGATGAACCAGCATAACTAACACTGAAAGACCTTAGATCTTGCATGCTAGTTGGGGCAGCCCGGCCACCGTAGTAGCTCTCCAGCTGCATCCTCCCATCCCTGCATGACTTGGATCTGAAGTCCTCCATAGGGAACAGGCAAACAGATGTTGAAAGGTTCAAGGAGCAATACTGAGACTTGATAGacaatggaggaggaggagaggagagaataACAAAGAGAAACTCCTTGGAGGATTTGGTTTTCTTTGCggtgttttaataattattatttaattctttatttattttctatttagtAACTCGGAATAGTTTAAGATTCGTTTTTAATGATACACTGTTACAATTATaattacgtcattttattataaacattttaatataaaattaatttaattttagttataaaaaattataaaatgatcaACGTTAAATTATCTGACGTAGCTTTCTACTTTTTCTTGAATGGACTTTTTGGTTTTGGCTTCACACGGTGGGGTAATTGCATGCGGCTGCTGCTAGCAAAGTTTGACTGATTGGGCAGGCTTACACGAGTGAAATGGATAACTTTGACTATTCAAAacgaatgaaaaaataaatactatctatattttataaaaataaatatataaattaatataatttcatatgatatgttaaatatattttatagtaaaaataattttataatttaatatataatatttaacttttaatttaattttataaaattattttgtgaataaaatatttttttaaaaaaaaaaatagtgagtaGAGTGTGACGGTGCTAAATCTTTAATCTTGATAAGGAATATGATTCACTcctaattaatgaaaataattggATAGATGGAGTCGTTGGGCCTCTTTTGTTTcagaacaaataataaaaaaaatgttcaaattaaattataatggATGTgttaatagaaagaaaaagcGTAAGTAATCGTTAGTTAAAGGTAGATTAACGAAAGGTTGGCACATTGTCGACATCAAAGGAATCCCAAAATCAGATGGGACTTGAAAATGAAATCAGGTATTATTTAGTTCCCCATTAGCACTCACATCGTTCTCTTTAAAATGGATGAATCTTTCAAATTGGAATGGTTTGTGATTAAAAACGTTGCATTAGATTTGGTAAATAATCAAAACTCCAACTTTGAGCTATAGTGTATTtactttcatcttcatatttgaagacATACTGTTCATgttctcattattttattacaaaatcacTTCCtctaactttttaattaataacACCACGGTTTAAGTATTAATCAGAATTAGTTAGATTGAGGAAAAAATTAgttgagaaacaataatttaagtattaaattaaattataaattaacatatagttagtgtaattgtaaaatatgaaaaaaaaattaaaaatactattattaaaaaatta encodes the following:
- the LOC121247826 gene encoding uncharacterized protein LOC121247826 encodes the protein MEDFRSKSCRDGRMQLESYYGGRAAPTSMQDLRSFSVSYAGSSAQPNEIAKEVKIKKEKSSLGSISKSWSFGDPELQRKKRVAGYKVYSVEGKMKGSLRKSFRWIKKSYTQVVDGWW